TTCTTCCTGATCATCGTGTCGACGAACCTGACCGATGCCGACGCCGAAACCATCCGCGACCTGACTTACGCAGGTGCGCTGATGGCTTTGGCGGCGTTGATGATCGGCAGTTGCCTGCCCGCGATGATCCTGGGCTGGACCAGGCGCTCGGACACCGAGGCCTGAACCTGGTCAGGCCGAGCGGCCCCGCTCCCTGCGGTAGCGGCGCACCAGGGCGTCGGTGGACGAATCAGATTGCGCCGCAGGGGCTTTGTCTCCGGTGATCACCGGGAGCAGGGCTTTGGCCTGGGTCTTGCCGAGTTCCACACCCCACTGGTCGAACGAATCGATGCCCCAGATCACGCCCTCGGTGAACACCTGATGCTCGTAGAGCGCGATCAACTGTCCCACCACCGCCGGGGTGAGCCTGGTGGCCAGGATCGAGGTGGTGGGCCGGTTGCCGGGCATCACCTTGTGCGGCACCACATTCGGGGGCGTGCTCTCGGCGGCGATGGCCTCGGCGGTCTTGCCGAACGCCAGCACCTGGGTCTGGGCGAAGAAGTTGCTCATCAACAGGTCGTGCATGCTGCCGGTGCCGTCGGCGGTGGGCAGATCATCGGTGGGCTCGGAGAACCCGATGAAATCCGCAGGCACCAGCCGGGTGCCCTGGTGCAGTAACTGGTAGAAGGCGTGCTGGCCGTTGGTGCCCGGCTCGCCCCAGAAGATCTCCCCGGTGTCGGTGGTCACCGGCGAGCCGTCGGCGCGCACCGACTTGCCGTTGGACTCCATGGTCAACTGCTGCAGATACGCCGCGAAGCGCGACAGGTCATTGGAGTAGGGCAGCACCGCGCGGGATTGGGCGCCGAAGAAATTCGAGTACCACAAGCCGATCAGGCCAAGCAGCGCCGGAGCGTTCTCGGCCAGCGGTGCGGTGCGGAAATGCTCGTCGACGGTGTGGAACCCGGCGAGGAACTCGGCGAAGCGTTCCTTGCCGATCGTGGCCATCACGCTCAGGCCGATCGCCGAGTCCACCGAGTAGCGGCCGCCGACCCAGTCCCAGAACCCGAACATGTTGTCGGTGTTGATGCCGAAATCGTCGACCAGTTTCTTGTTGGTCGACACCGCCACGAAATGCTTGGCGACCGCGGCGTCACCGAGCGCGTCGGTCAGCCAGCGCCGCGCCGCGGTGGCGTTCGTCAGGGTCTCCAGCGTCGAGAACGTCTTGGAGGCGACGATGAACAACGTCGTCGCCGGCTCCAGGCCGTCGAGCTTGGCGACCAGGTCGGCCGGGTCGACGTTGGAGACGAAGCGCGCCGAGATGCCCGCGTCGGCGTAGTGGCGCAGCGCGTCATACACCATCACCGGGCCCAGATCCGATCCGCCGATACCGATGTTGACCACCGTGGTGATGCGTTCCCCGGTCGCGCCGGTCCATTCCCCGCTGCGCAATCGGTCGGTGAAGTCACCCATGCGGTCGAGCACGTCGTGCACATCGGCAACCACGTCCTGCCCGTCGACGACGAGCTTGGCGTCGCGCGGCAGGCGCAGCGCGGTGTGCAGCACCGCGCGGTCCTCGGAGGTGTTGATGTGCTCACCGGCGAACATCGCGTCGCGGCGCTGCTCCAGCCCGGCGGCGCGGGCCAGGTCGACGAGCAGGTCGAGGGTGCGGCGGGTGACGCGGTGCTTGCTGTAGTCGATGTACAGATCCCCGACGGTCAACGCCAACTCGGTTCCCCGCGCGGGATCCTCGGCAAACAACTCCGTCAGATGCTTGTCGGCGACCTCGTCGTAATGGTCCGACAAAGCCTGCCAAGCGGGTGTTTCGGTGATGTCAGCGCTCATTGTGTCGACCTTAGTGCGGTGATCGTGTCGAAGGTGTACATGATGGATGTATGCGCATCGAAGACCTGATTTCATCCGTCCCAACCGGTCTGTGGATCGGCGGTGAGGAGCGGAAAGCCGCGTCGACGTTCAACGTTCTCGACCCCAGCGATGATCAGGTGATCACCGCGGTCGCCGATGCCACCGCCGAGGATGCGGTCGCCGCCCTCGACGCGGCATGCGCCGTGCAGGCCGAGTGGGCCGCGACCGCGCCGCGCACCCGCGGCGAGATCCTGCGGTCGGTTTTCGAGAAGATCACCGAGCGCGCCGACGACATCGCCGCGCTGATGACGCTGGAGATGGGCAAGGTGCTGCCCGAGAGCAAGGGCGAGGTCGCCTATGGCGCCGAGTTCTTCCGCTGGTTCGCCGAGGAGGCCGTGCGCATCGACGGCCGCTACACGCATGCGCCCGCAGGCACCGGGCGAATCCTGGTGACCAAGCAGGCCGTAGGCCCGTGCTACGCCATCACGCCGTGGAACTTCCCGCTGGCCATGGGCACCCGCAAGATGGGCCCGGCGTTCGCGGCCGGATGCACGATGATCGTCAAGCCCGCGCAGGAAACCCCGCTGACCATGCTGCTGCTCGCCAAGCTGATGGACGAGGCCGGCCTGCCCAAGGGCGTCCTGTCGGTGCTGCCGACCAGCAACCCGGGCGGGGTCACCGGCGCGCTGATCGACGACGGCCGGTTGCGCAAGCTCACGTTCACCGGTTCGACCGGGGTGGGCAAGGCCCTGGTCAAGCAGTCCGCGGACAAACTGCTGCGGACCTCGATGGAGCTGGGCGGCAACGCGCCGTTCATCGTGTTCGACGACGCCGACGTCGACGCGGCCGTCGACGGGGCCATCCTGGCCAAGATGCGCAACGGCGGTGAGGCCTGCACCGCGGCCAACCGGTTCCACGTCGCCAACGCGGTGCGTGAGGAGTTCACCGAGAAACTCGTCAAGCGCATGAGCGAGTTCACCCTCGGCAAGGGCCTCGACCCCTCGTCGACGCTCGGACCGCTGATCAACTCCAAGCAGGTCGCCACGGTCACCGAACTGGTGTCCGACGCGGTGTCGCGCGGCGCGACCGTCGCCGTCGGCGGTGTCGC
This region of Mycolicibacterium goodii genomic DNA includes:
- the pgi gene encoding glucose-6-phosphate isomerase, whose protein sequence is MSADITETPAWQALSDHYDEVADKHLTELFAEDPARGTELALTVGDLYIDYSKHRVTRRTLDLLVDLARAAGLEQRRDAMFAGEHINTSEDRAVLHTALRLPRDAKLVVDGQDVVADVHDVLDRMGDFTDRLRSGEWTGATGERITTVVNIGIGGSDLGPVMVYDALRHYADAGISARFVSNVDPADLVAKLDGLEPATTLFIVASKTFSTLETLTNATAARRWLTDALGDAAVAKHFVAVSTNKKLVDDFGINTDNMFGFWDWVGGRYSVDSAIGLSVMATIGKERFAEFLAGFHTVDEHFRTAPLAENAPALLGLIGLWYSNFFGAQSRAVLPYSNDLSRFAAYLQQLTMESNGKSVRADGSPVTTDTGEIFWGEPGTNGQHAFYQLLHQGTRLVPADFIGFSEPTDDLPTADGTGSMHDLLMSNFFAQTQVLAFGKTAEAIAAESTPPNVVPHKVMPGNRPTTSILATRLTPAVVGQLIALYEHQVFTEGVIWGIDSFDQWGVELGKTQAKALLPVITGDKAPAAQSDSSTDALVRRYRRERGRSA
- a CDS encoding NAD-dependent succinate-semialdehyde dehydrogenase, yielding MRIEDLISSVPTGLWIGGEERKAASTFNVLDPSDDQVITAVADATAEDAVAALDAACAVQAEWAATAPRTRGEILRSVFEKITERADDIAALMTLEMGKVLPESKGEVAYGAEFFRWFAEEAVRIDGRYTHAPAGTGRILVTKQAVGPCYAITPWNFPLAMGTRKMGPAFAAGCTMIVKPAQETPLTMLLLAKLMDEAGLPKGVLSVLPTSNPGGVTGALIDDGRLRKLTFTGSTGVGKALVKQSADKLLRTSMELGGNAPFIVFDDADVDAAVDGAILAKMRNGGEACTAANRFHVANAVREEFTEKLVKRMSEFTLGKGLDPSSTLGPLINSKQVATVTELVSDAVSRGATVAVGGVAPGGPGNFYPATVLADVPADARILSEEVFGPVAPITGFDTEEEGIAAANDTEYGLAAYVYTQSLDRALRVAESIESGMVGINRGVISDPAAPFGGIKESGFGREGGTEGIEEYLDTKYIALTK